TAAGCAATGCTACCGGTAAAACCATTTTGGAATTAACGCCCAATATTGAGCCAAAATGGTTTGAAATTTACGGCCGCGTAGCCACCACCGGCCAACCTAACCGTTTTGAAGAAGATTCCCCGGCCTTAAACCGCTGGTTTAGTTTGTACGCCTTCCGGGTAGGAATACCTGAAGAACGTAAAGTTGCCGTACTTTTTAACGATATCACCCAGCGCAAAAATGCCGAAGCAGCCTTAATAAAATCGGAAGAACAATTCCGGCGGGCCATTCAGGATGCACCAATCCCAATTATAATGCACGCCGAAGACGGGAAAGTGCTGCAAATTAGCCGTACCTGGACGGAACTGACCGGTTACCAACCGGAAGAAGTACCCACCTTCGACCATTGGCTTACCCATGCCTACGGCGAAGGCGCGAATATGGTGCGCCAGCACATGCAGCAATTGTTTAAAAACGATAAAGAAAGCTTAAATATTGATTTTCCGATAAAAACGCGCGTCAAAGGCCTCCGGTACTGGAGTTTCAGCGCATCCTCACCGGGCCGGTTAGCCGATGGGCGTCGTTTTATTGTAGGCATGGCCCTGGATATTACCGAACGCATAGCCTCCGAAGAAAAGCTTCAGGATTTTAATAAAATGCTGGAGAAACAAGTAACTGACCGCACGCAAGCTTTACGCGAAAGCCGCGACATGCTGCAATCTGTTTTTGATACTACCTTATTAAGCTTGTCTATTCTGAAAGCCGTACGGGATGAAAATGGTGAGATTATAGATTTTGAAATTCGGCTAATCAACAAAGAACTGGAACGGGAAACCGGCCGTACGGATTTGGTTGGTAAATTATATTCCGTAGAATACCCCGGTATTAAACAAGCGGGTTTATTTGACCTGATGCTTCGCGTAGTAGAAACCGGGGAACCCGGCCAGGTAGAATATTATTACCCGCACGAAAATTTTAATAAATGGTACGCGGCCATGTTCGTAAAAATGGATGATGGCCTGGTGGCCAGCAACCTAGATATTACCGAACGCAAGCTGGCCGAGGCCGAACTAAGCCGCAACTTTACTATTTTAAAACAAGCGGAAGAAGTAGCTGGTATAGGCAGTTGGGAGTACGACTATAATACGCACAACTTCTACTGGTCCGAAGGCATGTACCATTTGTTTGGCCTGCCGGTGGGTAGTAAAAAAAGCCTGGATACTTACCTAGAGTACGTTATTGAGGAGGACCGGCATATTGCGGAAAAGTTGGTAAATTCTATAAAGCAGGAACCACAGCCTTTAGAGGAAATTATCCGGGTTCGGGTAAATGGTCAGCTTGTTTCTTTAAAAATTAAAGCTATTGTATTGCACGACGACTTAAACCGGCCATACAAAATGCTGGGCGTAGATCTGGATGTTTCGGTGATAAAACATTTGGAACAGGAAAATCTGGAAATGAGGTTAGAACAGCAAAAAGCCCTTTTGTTGGCTATCCTGGATGCGCAACAAGAAGAAAGAAGAAGAATATCGGAATCGTTGCACAACGGGGTAGGGCAACTGTTGTACGCTACTAAATTAAATCTGAACCAGTTAGCCGACCAGATACCAAAAGAGGTATTATCGCCGACTGCCAAACTTTTAACCGAAGCCATTCAGGAAACCCGCCGGGTATCGCATGAGTTGGTACCTATGGTATTGCAGGATTTTGGTTTAACCCGCGCCCTGCAGGAATTATGCCGCTCCTACGAACAAAGCTCCATTGAGGTAAACTGCGATGTAGATCTGGAGGGGCGTTTAGAATCGTACCTGGAGCTCGCCATTTACCGCATCGCTCAGGAACTATTAACCAACGTGGCTAAGCATGCCCAAGCCACCCGGGCAGATTTATTGTTAGAGCAAGAAGAAGGAAACATTATGTTAAAGGTTCGGGATAACGGCAAAGGCATTAATCTGAAAAACGGCAAACCCAAAGGAATTGGTTTACGCACCATTGGCGACCGGGTAAATCTGCTAAATGGCACCTTTACAGTTTCCACCCCTGCTAGCGGGAAAGGTACTTTAGTGGTAATTCAACTTCCTAACGCAGGTTAACTCCTCTACATTAGAAAATTTTTAAAAATTGGCATTTAAGTAAGTATACCAAATAGTTAGAAGTAGTTGCTGAACCGGACTTTGCTGTTTTTCTTTGGAGCCTTTGCAAGGCTCCAGAGAAAAGCCCTCTATCAAACAGAATAAATAAGTATTTGTACTGATACCTAAGCGGCTTAAAATCAACACTTAATTTTTAAGCCAAATGTAAAACTTGTTTCTATATTTGCCGGCATAATCCTAAATAATTGCATTATACTAATAAAGGCTTATTATTAATTTGAGTAGTAAATGCTAAAAAGATACGTTCAGTTAAAATTATTTATTTTTAAAAAAATCCATTATTAGGTTACTTAACAACTTTGTTTAGGCACTTTTTTCGTTAATCAAAAAAAAAACAGAGTAGTTCCTGAACCAAGTTATTTTAAGCCGAACTAAAATAAATTTGCATGCAGCGGGAAGCAGTTAGTCAATCATCCTTACATCATCAGTTAGAGGAAACAAAAAAACGGTTAGAAGAAAGAAACCAACAACTGGAGCTAATCAATCAGATTGGCATTATGTTAACTTCGGAACTGGAGCTGGATAAACTCGTTCAGAAAGTTACCGATATTGCTACCCAAATAAGCAAAGCCCAGTTCGGCGCTTTATTTTACAAAAAAGTAAACGAACAAGGAGAGGAGCACACGCTTTACACGCTTTCGGGGGCTGATAAAAAAGATTTTACCGGCATGCATACGCTCCGGGATACCCCGTTGCTGGCACCCACCTTTAACGGCGAAGGTATTATCCGCTCCGATGACATCACCCAGGATCCCCGCTACGGTCAAAACAAACCACACAACGGCATGCCCAAGGGGCATTTACCCCTGAAAAGTTATCTGGCGGTGCCGGTAATATCAAAAAACGGAACCGTATTGGGCGGTTTATTTTTCGGCCATAGGTTACCGGGCATATTTACCCAGTACGAAGAAGATCTGGTACAAGGGATAGCCGCGCAGGCGGCCATTGCCATGGATAATGCACGGTTGTTTCAGTCTAATTTAGAAGCCGAGCAGCGCACCAAATTGGTATTAGAATCTATTCCGCTGCTGGCCTGGACGGCTTTACCCAATGGGTTAATCAATTATTTTAATAAAAGGTGGTATGAATACAGTGGACTGCCCCAGGAACCAATAAGTGGTCAGGAATGGCAAAGCATTGTACATCCGGATGATTTAATCAGTACGGGTACTATCTGGCAGCAATCCATGGCTACCGGCGAAACTTTTGAACTCGATATGCGGTTGCGCCGGGCTTCCGATAATAGTTACCGGTGGCATTTAAC
The sequence above is a segment of the Adhaeribacter swui genome. Coding sequences within it:
- a CDS encoding ATP-binding protein — encoded protein: MQREAVSQSSLHHQLEETKKRLEERNQQLELINQIGIMLTSELELDKLVQKVTDIATQISKAQFGALFYKKVNEQGEEHTLYTLSGADKKDFTGMHTLRDTPLLAPTFNGEGIIRSDDITQDPRYGQNKPHNGMPKGHLPLKSYLAVPVISKNGTVLGGLFFGHRLPGIFTQYEEDLVQGIAAQAAIAMDNARLFQSNLEAEQRTKLVLESIPLLAWTALPNGLINYFNKRWYEYSGLPQEPISGQEWQSIVHPDDLISTGTIWQQSMATGETFELDMRLRRASDNSYRWHLTRATVVKDPAGKILMWVGTCTDVDEVKQAQQSLLKKNEELVRINQDLDNFVYTASHDLKTPVIHIQQLIEVLHEGAQFQTEDAELLQELLNKSLKQLQHTIQDLSEIVKVQKDQETTIENLEIAPLIEEVKISLQVALFETGGSIITHLDQAPVLAFNRVNLKSILYNLISNGLKYRSPKRTPEITVTSSLVPGFLKISVSDNGLGIDLAQRGHKLFQMFSRFHDHVPGSGIGLYIVNRIIKNNGGYIEVDSQLDVGTTFNLYFKRNA